AAAAAATTCTTCTGTGGATCGCAGAGATGCAAGCAGCAGCATTCCTGTGAATGAAAATGCTCCTGCAAGGTTGATATCTTTGCATGGATGTTGTGAAAGTGAAGCTTTTCGGCTTTTGAATGACCGTAAGTCTGCGAGATTAGTTGAATGTTGAAACTTCAGTAGAGTTTTTATATGCTATCTGTGCTTTCTTCCAGTCATGGTATGAATATCTTAATAGAGGAGTGCTGGCTTCTTAAAACAATATTTAGTCTATGGCATGCCTTAACGTGCTTTTTGTTTTATCTTTTGGCATTCTTGTGTTTGGATGCTGAAGGTCTTTATACTTTTCAGCTAGTGTATGGATACAAATCAACTTCCTATATATAGGGAATCCATAATTTTCACTTTGATCAATGACCATTAACTTGTATTAAGGACTTTTTTTTATAGAAAACATACTGTAAAATTTTTGGGGCCTGGGAAGGGGAAGGGGTCTGTTACCATATGAAGTTGGACATATTTTTCTAAACTAAAATTGTATAGTTTTATTGTTATTTCCTAAATTCTGTTATGCAATTTGCATTGCCAATTAGTGTGAGCTCTAGTATGGTGCAGAACATGGATGTTACTGTACTGGGCTATCCACCGTTTTCTCATCACTCCATTTATGTATTCTCGCAGGTTGGGCAGCTACTATGGATGCATACAACAATCCGTCAATAGATGCAAGCGGTGAGTTTAATGTACTTTGTAGTTTTCCTTGTTTTTAACTTTGACCtcttaaatatttatttaatcattttttatcaaataaaactcAAAAGGTCATTGAAATATGGGCTCTTTTGCATCAATACAGTGTGCACATATATTATGAAGAAAATGGTTTTTACTTTCTTGACTGTGGTACTTTTTGGTTGGTGCTGAAGACGTCTATATTAAATTAAATGCATCTTTGTCCATAAAGCCACTGTTCTAATAGAATACATATTCTAATCATCATTGTTGTCCTCTAATAAATTTAGCCTTTTGactatgttactcggactcggCTAGAAGTGCCCGACATGTACACGTGTCCAAGTATCGGActtggaattttttaaaaaaatatacatgtttttgGCCTAATATAAGTGTCCGGGTCCGAGTGTCTATGTCCAAGTGTCGAGTGTCCGACACGGGTACTCGAAGGTAAAATGAAGAGTCCGAGTAACGTAGCCTTTTGAGAGATTATtttttatttgtataaatattggGAATATGGATGAAGAAGTGTGATCGACCAATAGCTTTTGTCTAATATAAAGGACTCGATGAAGTAGGAACAGGCTCTTGGTTTTCAAATAGTAATAACGTTAAAGTCTTTTGGATCAATGGGACTTTTTTTTTGGCTAGTTTGACCCATGCGACTTGCGAGCATAGCTAAGAGTTAGAATACTGAACAGAAACTATACTTTCTGCTCAATTATTTTCGTGACCGACCAACAGTTTTAATCTGTTGCTCTTATTTTTTGTTTTCCAGAAAGGCCAATAATGTATTCAGGAAACGGTGCATCAGCATGGGGTCATTTCAGACTTCCTCATCAGGTAAACTGCAGTTATTTTCCTCTTCCTTGGATGCGCACACGGCTACATTTTTAAACCTCACCTGTTGTTTCCTGTatgaatatatatgtatatgccatatttaaaggtgattttaacCTGCCAGTATATGACCTTTTGGCTCACAGATGGACTTCTTGAACGAACTCAAACGTGCAATGTGGAAGGCAAATGGCAGTTCTAACACCTAACTAGCTGACAATCATAAGTCGTGGTGTACTTGAAGTTCCTGCTTGTTGTAACTTCTAGTATTCAAACAGCTTGATTGATGAATATGTTGTATGTTTCATGTTCCCAATATGATGAGAACATTACACAAGTTATATGTTGTGTAACAAATATATATAGTTTACTGATGTTCAATCAGTATAAGTTGTAGTAGAGAACTTTTTACTACCTCTGTCAGTAAAATAGAGTACTATTTTACAGTAAACAAATGGGTAGCATGACATTAAGAAAGTACAACATTAGCGGTTACATGTTGAGTCAACCATGGCTGTTCCGTTGCAATTGTGCTGTTATATGGTTAAATGTTTTCTTATTGAACAGCTCGGTTGTGATTTCGCTGGTTTAAGATGAAGTGGGTTTCATTTCGAACAAATAAGCGAGGCATTAGAGCTAATGTAAAGCACTGATATCAGGGATCTTTAATTTTGCAATGTGCAGTTGtgcatcatattttgaagaaggTATAAAGTTATCAACAAAGAAACAGAAAGTTATAAAGCTCTGTCTTGATTTACAGATTTAACAAATTATTCACGCCAAACAGGAATAATTCCTTGAGCTGCCAGACGCTTTTCAACCCAGAAGACTACATGTTTTGCTGTGATCTTCTTCTCGTCGACGAGAAACGGCTCAAGTGTGCTCACTTGGGACCCGTAGGATGATAAAGAAAACCCTTTTGGTCCTGGAAAAGTATGAATGACATAAGGACAGTCGGTATGTTGTAGTAAACAAAACTTTATTAACGGAGGGAGTACCTGCAGGAAGCTTACCTGTGAGAACTCCGTCAGGAAAGAATGCCCAGAATGAATAGCTAATGTTAtttttcacgaacgaaccatCTAGCTATATTGATGCGAATAAAAGGGAGTCAGTACTCTGCTCCAGTATTGGAATCAAACTAGCTGCATAATACTAGTGAAGACGACGACACTGCAAATAGGGAAGTGATAAAAGTTGAGAACTAACTCTGTTGTCCCCGAAAGAGAGGTCTATTTGAGAGATGTCATGTTGAGTTTGAAGAATTGATTGAAGTGAAGGGATCACATCTTCCTCCATCATTTGAGGTAATGGCTTTGCTGGAGCTTTTGCCGGAGGCTTTGGCTTTGCCTCCTTTTTCTCCTTTACTTGAGTAGTAGCAACTTATGTAACCAAAAGAGAATTTTATATATCAGACCAAAGAATTAGACGCTTCAAATGCCTAAACCTCGCATAACATGTAAAGGTAATCTGAAAAAATATGAAATGATAATAAGCTAATTTGGTGCAAGAGAAGAGAACACAAAGTTACCAGTGGATGCTGATGATTCTTGCAGAGCAGAACAAGCCATATTCCGGTGGGTAGTGACTATTGTATTGAGCATCATCTGCGACGCAGGAACACAAAGTGTAAAAAACAAGGGGAAACGAAAGCAAGAAGAAAATACAACAATTCCATATGTTAGTGAATGCATGCACACACACACAGAAAGAGCAAGTACCATAGAAATGGAAGACGCGTATTTTGGTTTACAGCTCAAGCAGGAAGAGGAGGGGAAGATAACACTGCTTGCTGCACTACACCTTCCGGTTGTTGCCATTCTATTTTACCGGAAAACAGGGTAACAGATAACAATTCTTATCTTTTGTAGTTTTATAAGGCTTATGCTACGAGGACTGAAAAATACATTAATATGTAAGTAAAACGAGGAGAGTTAAGAAGGTTTAGTTTAACAGTGAAGATGGAAGAAAATGAAGCAAGAAGAGGAGGCAGTGGTGACTGGTGAAGAAGAAAGAACATCCAGCAGCTGCATCAGCTTTCTCATTTATCTCATCCACACACTTGTTTCCACTACTACTTCGCCACTCATTTTCCAACTTAATTCAGCCCTCCTCCTCCTcctatattattatttttttttatttactaaaatatttatatttatgttgGCCCCCCATGTTCTTGTTCTCCATTTTGGCCACAAACCCAATTTCTATCTCTCCAtccatattattattattatgaaaataatataccacaatttattcttatttttctCTGTCAAAATCATATTTCATTGCCTACAAAATTTTACAACAATTCTGTCCGTCTTCAATTTTAGTTTCATGTTActttcatataaaaataaaacaatACATGCCCCAAATTTATCTTTTTTACCCGATAGAGTGAATGATGTTTGATTTAACAAGAACATGCCAcacaagtcaaaattcaaatgtatAGTACAGATGTCATGTCCCGACTCCTAACTCGCACACAGCTACAACAGTCACGTACACAACCAGTCGAGACTAATCTAGTCCTAACAGTATGATCTTGGAGAATCCCAACACTTGAGGCACATCCCCAAACGCGTGATAGAAACAACTGTCATTTATCAATCATGAGCACAATCGGAGCACGTGCCAGAAGAGATCCTTAGAacatttctcaaccacttctatTCTGACACGTGTAAGGCATCCATCCCATCCAGGTTTCCTCCGCTCCTAAAATCAACAACTATGATTCAAATGTACCAACCCCAAAACTCTATCAATGGGCTATACATAGCTCAAAAAGGTAAGGTTTTGaggttaatcactctctcacactcatatacacataCAGCCACCTTTTGTTCCGATCTATCTTCATCTTTgccaaaagcgagttcttactctcataCCGGAGACGTCGCGGGACCCAAACCCCCCTTTCAGTGTTGCTTTGTAGGAACCCCACCACAACTACACCACCACCAcggcgaaggatccaggcacgGCGTTGAATGAGCAGCCCCGCCACCCGGAGTTATCACAAATGGATGAAAAAAAGGGTTAGTATGAAGATAACATTTGATGGGGCTATAAGAAAAAAAAAACTTGTTTAACTGAGGCGAGCCAATTTAACTGAACCCCGTGCACGCAAAAATAGTACAAAACAATTTTCCAAGCTAGCCAATTTAACAGAACCCGTGCACTAGAGCTAGGAGTGAGCATTTCCCGGTTCAGAATcgagaaccgaaccgaaccgatcAAAAATTGCGGTTTCAGTTCGGTTCTTCAACAATTCGGGTCCGGTTCGGTTCTTGTTTTTCCAAGAAATTTCGGTTCTCGGTTTGGTCTGGTTCTTAACATACTAGAGCCGTAAGAACACCGAAACCtatataaatgaataaatacaaaaatatatataaatatatatatatatattacatattatattttcttatttataatattttgataaattttaagaaaaatatgatttttattgtATTACTCGTTTCTTTAAGTATATACGGagtttcaaatatttttataaatatttttctttttcttataTATTAGAAAGTAATCGAATTTAAAATGATCTTATCACTAATAAAAATCTTTTTTTTACTAAGTTactcttaataaataatcaaaaatagtcaaaatttaaaaagtttgaatataaaataatatgcaaaataaataaatataaaataaaatataacttcGGTTCTTTCGGTTCGGAATGGAACCTTCCGATTCGGTCTTACATCTCCGGTTCGGTTCTTGAAATATTGTTATTTCGGTTCTCGGTTCTTTAGGTTCAATCCGGTTCTGACCCATTGCTCACCCCTAACTAGAGCCGACAATTTCGTACACGACACGATAAGTCGATAACACGACACGAAAATAACGggtttggtttgacatttttggTACACGAACATGAAAATATATGAATGAATTTAGTGTCAGTTTTCGGTTTATACTTGTGTACACGACACGAAACAAAAGTACATGAAATAGTTAAAGGTTTCcataaatttatcaaaattatataaatatatatatcttacaataatattttacatataatatttataaaaaatagatTTAACATagattcaaatttaaaatttataagaTTTGACTGCACTTGAGCCTTATGACTTAAAACTCAACTCGTGCAaacttaatatttaaatatatactttatttatctttatttttattattaattttaagttaCACGAAACACGACACAAAACGTACACCAAATGAAATGaaggtacacgaacacgaaacaAAACGAATCCTTAACGGTTCGGGTTGGGATTAGACATTAATGACAcgaaacacgaaaatacacgatACAAAAATACATTAAACGAACGAATTGCCAGCTATGCACACAAAAATTGTACAAAACGATTTTCCAAACTATTGATTTGAACCGGGATAAAGCTTTCTTGCTGAAACGCAAAAATTCAGTCCACGTTATATTAACCAATCTGCTAAACATGACACTTAAATCTGGCATGTAGCCACGTGAAATAACTAATTTATAACTTCTCCTCAGAGATACACTGTCCATTAACTCTGCAAAATCAAGATCTCAAGTACATTGGTCTTTTAATAGTTCATGTCAGGTGCAGTGGCTGCTATACTCAACCAATCAATCTATACATTGTTTGAGGGTTCAGCATTGTTGGAGGGTTGAGAACTGTTTGAGGGCTGACTTTCCTCTGGATTAGATTGTTTTCTCACAACTTTTGCGAGTTGAATTCCCACAGAAGGACCCTTATTACTTGTACTCTCCTGGCCAGCACTGTTAGCTGCCGTTTTCAACAAATTCTTCTTCTTTGCCTTTTGAGCCCAGCCAACAAGCCCGACTTGTATATGCTCATCAAATATGGACTTCTTGAAATTTGTTCCCATCTTCATTGCCGACATGAAAAAGAAAAGCGGTAAATATATGTTCTTCATACATCAGGCAATCAGAATGATAAACAAGGACTGCTAAGTTACCTGTGTGACTAAAGCATAAAGCGGCAGAGTACTATAACTGCAGAGTACCTGAATGAATACCCTAAGACAAGAAAAACACAAAGTTGTGTATAAATATATCTGTAAAAAGTCAATAATTGAAAAAGCAAATAAATGCATTTGATATGATAACATGTATCACAATGCATTACTTCTTGACCACTAATATACAGGATCATATGACTTACCCTATAACAAGTCTTGGAACTATAAATCTGACTTGTCCCATAATGCAGGAGGTAAAGCCATATTGAACCTACAGGTGTTTACAGTGTATAGCTTTAGTATTTCAAGAAAACAACTTAATAAAGTGTCTCTTGTAAAGATCAGCTTACCCATATCCAGAAGAAAAATGCTATCTCAAAAGCATTCTGGAAGAGTATGAAGTGTATTAAGAAAAGAACAATCCTGGGCCGATTGAACCAAAAATGATCATCTGATGGATGCACTACCAACTCCCCCTCAATAGCTATATGTTTCTCAGCAACTTCATGAGCCAACTGCGAGATTATGTGCTCTAGCTTAGTTCCCACGGCAAGTAGTAGCTGAAAGAATCACAAACAAAAAAAGTAATGAACAAGTTAATTTATGACTTCCTGTTGCACAATTTATGACTGAACAATAAGCTGCAGCTCGTACAATCTATAACCCATATGATGATATTATTTCAAATTAAATTTGCTTAATTGTTGATACTGATAAACTACTCGGAAGAATTTTTTTCATAACATGGTTTTGTAGAGAGGTGATTGACTAAAGTACAGTTACAACACAATCATTACAGGGTCACATCAATAACAGCTTCAGGTTAAAGTGAAAACCTGTTTCTTCAATATAATAAAGAGTGATGCATTTTTAAGTCAGCTAGCATCGATATAAAAATATATGAACATAAGGTTTCTATTGGGACCACTTACAACAAATGGAACAAAAGCGATCCAAAAATATGTATGCCAGCCTGTCAACAAGATAAAATGTTATTAATTTTGTTCTAGTCATGTAGAAGGGCAAAAACAGATATAATTTCCCAGTGTCAAGTGCAATGACTAATTTGGAAGGGAGGGGAAGAAATCTAAACAGCAACAAAATTCTTTCAAAAAGCGTAGAAGCAAGAAGCATACCATTAACATTGAGCAATAAGAATACGACCACAAAAACCCACAAGTACCAACTGCAACAGATAAATTCAGGTAAATAGCTGCTGGTCAAGTAGTTAACGTTGAAAACATTTTAACGAGGCTTCACGCCAGTAAAATAGTAAAATTTTACTCACCTAATGCCTACAACTTTCTTGAAATCATCTTCCAGTGCCCGTATCATATATTTGTGAAAATTAAATTTCGGGTTTCCCTTGCAATGTGACTGTGGCAGGATTGTGCACAAACATTAAAGATACTATTTAAAGTAAACCTCTTGTTCCAACAATACATTCTACTAAACACTTGAATAATTTTATCATCTGTGCCAGTGCTACACACGCAGAAAACTAAATTTCttctttaaaaatattaaaagaatAGGATTCACCCTTTTCGGATACTTACAGTGATGAAACCGAGTCGAAGTGCTACATAATCTGTTTTGGTGACAGATCCATAAAATTGCTTGAAAAATGATTGCTGAAACATTTAACAAGGAATGTATTCAGTTGTGACCTTGCACTCATGTAGTTTAATGAAATCAGCAGTATAATGGAGAATAAATAAAGGAATAGTGAaattaaataatttgaattagCAGAATTATAGACAATAAAGTTTAAAGAAATTCTAAATGTCTTTCATCAAGCAGAAGTGGTTGTAAACACTTTCATCAAGATTGTATTAAACCAGTCTCCAAATTTGATCATGTAATTTACTAAATTATAGTAAGCCTCCTACCATGTCCTGATTCTGGTAGATGATTCATCTACTTGAGGATTTCAGTAAATAAATCATCATCATGGCAGAGATTTTTGCCCATCTGGTGAAATTGAAACTGTGTGTTGGTACTCTTGTTTCCTACGGTTTTAAAGAAAGAGTGCTAACCTATTCAATACTAAGATGAAGGGTAGGATAGGAAGTTAGTTGACTCTTGTAGTAAACTCACGAGATAAGGACATTCTCACTCCTCAAAAAATTAAATATATCAACATTAGTCAGAATAGAGATTGACAGTATTATTTTCTAATGGCTCACAGATGTAAACTGAAGAGGAAAAAGCTTACCAGCCAACCCTTGAAGAACGAGCGTTTACCAATACCCAGGAAACGTCCCCTGATAAAAGCATGTTGATGGACATGAGTAACCTTTGGTCGTAGAACTGCAAAAAATACATATACGATTAAAAGCAGCAAGCAAAGATGGAAATTCagaaaaattaaatattttgtcATCAAATGGAAAAAATTGAATGGAGCCGTATCAAATATTTGAAACCAGTCTAAATTAATTGAAAAGCAAGAACAGTATATACAAATAAATACAGCAAAGTTCATCAACTTTTCAATAAATAAATGAAGAAAATCGAGGATTAGAAGACCATTTGCTCCAGTTATTTACCTTTATCAGTGTCAAAACTTTCTTGTGCAATGGAATCCTCCCAAGCCTTCCATTGACGAATCTTCATCATGATAAAGAAAATACAAAATAGGAGTTACATTTAACAAAATTCCTCCAGAAAAAAAAAGTCAAAATGTATCATTTAAACCTACCTTTGCACCTCCAAATACAACAGTCAGAACAGAAAAAGTGACGTGTACAATGGCCAGGACAAAGATAAAGATATGCAGGTGATGCAGACCTTCAAGAGGTAACAATGGAACTTTACCCTGTAGACAGGAAAAGGGAGAAAAAATAAAAAGAGAAACAATAAATTCATGGCACAAACATGTCCGATGTTCAACATTGGAATTTATCGATGGACATAACGGAATAATAAAACACTTACCTTTGCAGCACAGTAACCTTCCTTTGCTGCTTCCTCGAGCAAGTGGCGCAAATGAGAAGTTGTTTCTGGCTGGGAATGAAAGGCATTCTCTTCACCAGGTTTACCAGATAATGGGCAGGGAAGGAGGT
The sequence above is drawn from the Apium graveolens cultivar Ventura chromosome 2, ASM990537v1, whole genome shotgun sequence genome and encodes:
- the LOC141707555 gene encoding uncharacterized protein LOC141707555 isoform X2, whose protein sequence is MLEKPTGDSSNVKRYAPPNQRNRLGRRKSGGGGEKLERANSYANEGDKAQVAASKKNSSVDRRDASSSIPVNENAPARLISLHGCCESEAFRLLNDRWAATMDAYNNPSIDASERPIMYSGNGASAWGHFRLPHQMDFLNELKRAMWKANGSSNT
- the LOC141707556 gene encoding uncharacterized protein LOC141707556; the encoded protein is MATTGRCSAASSVIFPSSSCLSCKPKYASSISMMMLNTIVTTHRNMACSALQESSASTVATTQVKEKKEAKPKPPAKAPAKPLPQMMEEDVIPSLQSILQTQHDISQIDLSFGDNRLDGSFVKNNISYSFWAFFPDGVLTGPKGFSLSSYGSQVSTLEPFLVDEKKITAKHVVFWVEKRLAAQGIIPVWRE
- the LOC141707557 gene encoding MLO-like protein 1 isoform X1, whose translation is MSGGEGENEGTLEYTPTWVVAAVCTVIVGISLAVERLLHYTGKYLKKKNQKPLFEALQKIKEELMLLGFISLLLTVFQGTIVKICVSESLTEHLLPCPLSGKPGEENAFHSQPETTSHLRHLLEEAAKEGYCAAKGKVPLLPLEGLHHLHIFIFVLAIVHVTFSVLTVVFGGAKIRQWKAWEDSIAQESFDTDKVLRPKVTHVHQHAFIRGRFLGIGKRSFFKGWLQSFFKQFYGSVTKTDYVALRLGFITSHCKGNPKFNFHKYMIRALEDDFKKVVGISWYLWVFVVVFLLLNVNGWHTYFWIAFVPFVLLLAVGTKLEHIISQLAHEVAEKHIAIEGELVVHPSDDHFWFNRPRIVLFLIHFILFQNAFEIAFFFWIWVQYGFTSCIMGQVRFIVPRLVIGVFIQVLCSYSTLPLYALVTQMGTNFKKSIFDEHIQVGLVGWAQKAKKKNLLKTAANSAGQESTSNKGPSVGIQLAKVVRKQSNPEESQPSNSSQPSNNAEPSNNV
- the LOC141707557 gene encoding MLO-like protein 1 isoform X2 yields the protein MLLGFISLLLTVFQGTIVKICVSESLTEHLLPCPLSGKPGEENAFHSQPETTSHLRHLLEEAAKEGYCAAKGKVPLLPLEGLHHLHIFIFVLAIVHVTFSVLTVVFGGAKIRQWKAWEDSIAQESFDTDKVLRPKVTHVHQHAFIRGRFLGIGKRSFFKGWLQSFFKQFYGSVTKTDYVALRLGFITSHCKGNPKFNFHKYMIRALEDDFKKVVGISWYLWVFVVVFLLLNVNGWHTYFWIAFVPFVLLLAVGTKLEHIISQLAHEVAEKHIAIEGELVVHPSDDHFWFNRPRIVLFLIHFILFQNAFEIAFFFWIWVQYGFTSCIMGQVRFIVPRLVIGVFIQVLCSYSTLPLYALVTQMGTNFKKSIFDEHIQVGLVGWAQKAKKKNLLKTAANSAGQESTSNKGPSVGIQLAKVVRKQSNPEESQPSNSSQPSNNAEPSNNV